GCTGGGCCAGGTGTCGCGGACGATCCAGGAGGTTCAGCGCCCCTTGCTCACGCCCGATGAGTGCCTGCGCATGCCCGGCCCGGTCAAGACCGAGGGCGGCGACATTGCGAAGGCCGGCGACATGGTGGTGTACGTCGCGGGCTATCCCGCGATCTACGGCAAGCAGCCGCTGTATTTCCAAGACCCGACCTTTCAGGCGCGGGCGGCGATTCCCGCACCGAAGAACAGCGACAAGCTGCGTAACAGCTTTGTCGCGCCCGCAGGGGAGGGGATCACGATATGAGCCGCTTGCTGAAACGGATCACCATCGGCACCGCCATCGGCGGCGCTGCCGTGCTCGCCTTGGGCGTTGCCTGCTATGCAGCCGGTGCCCGCGTCAACACCACGAAGAGCATTCCCGTTGGCCTCTATTGGGCAAGCAGCGCGCCGGTAGAGAAGGGCGCTTACGTCATGTTTTGCCCGCCGCAAGTCGGCGTGTTCGGTGACGCCAAGGAACGGGGCTACATCGGGGGCGGGTTCTGCCCTGGCGGCTACGGCTACCTCATGAAAAAGGTTTTAGCCGCTAAAGCCGATGCCGTCACCGTGGCCGATGACGGCGTGCGAGTGAATGG
The window above is part of the Xanthomonas hyacinthi genome. Proteins encoded here:
- the traF gene encoding conjugative transfer signal peptidase TraF, translating into MSRLLKRITIGTAIGGAAVLALGVACYAAGARVNTTKSIPVGLYWASSAPVEKGAYVMFCPPQVGVFGDAKERGYIGGGFCPGGYGYLMKKVLAAKADAVTVADDGVRVNGALLPLSAPLKTDKAGRPLPRYQTNSYELGNSEVLLMSDVSGTSFDGRYFGPVNVSQIKTVIVPVITW